CTGGATCACTATTGGTTATTTTCTAACGGAGGCGGAATTAACATGTTTAGATCGCTCTTCGGTTGGTTAACAAACAACGTCAATCATTCGGATGTTACTTCCTGGATCAGGACGAGTATTTGTTTAGTATGAAAAGACGAGTCTtgacacctccactgtgttcATGAGTAGTCTTCATATTGAAAAAAACAGACATACGGGATTTTAGTGTGCACCTACTGATAAATCATGTACTCTGCTAGTCTGATAACACAAGCCTCATTTCGAATATGATTTCATAACGCATTCGTTTGGACATTTCCAACGCAGAAGTCATTTTGTTACATCTGATGActggaaaataaaaaaaaataaaaaaatcacttGCTCAGCCAGTTCTGGTCACCCAAAATAATCTTACGGCATTAGAACCACTGGTTCCTATGATTCTAACGATGCTTTTAGCTTTGGGATTCTTTTGGGAAGCGGGCCCGGGATAGTTCCTTATTTATAAATACGAGctttaaaatgtataaaaatagaTTCATAAGACAAAATGGGGGGAAGTGACGAACACTCAAATAAAATGGTTTGAGATCACAAATATGTCTGGAACAAGGCGAAAGATGCATTCAATGCTTAAACATTGTGAATCTTTAGAGGAGACAAACGTCAACCTCACTATTTAATGGTCAGCACCCAATCTGTGAGGGTAAACTCGTCATATCACGCCATCTCCTGGTGTCTTTATGAACATAGCACGAGCTGGTTGCCATGTCAGAAGAAGAAAACAAAGTTACACAGCACAAACAACTTTCTAATGCATATTAATAAATATTCTTTATTTTGTCAATTTTACACATTGCACCCTTAACATCACATCCAACCCCTGTTATAAATGGATGTTTTACTGTAAAATCTATTCAGATTATATAATTTCTGTACACATTTATTGGTACAACTTTTCCCACTAAAATGAAGCATCACAGAGGAAGAgacgagaagaaaaaaaaaatggaaaatgcaaaaacaaaaaaataagacTACGAACAATCTAaaccctaatgtcacagcctgcAAGCTTAATTATCAGATCCACTGTGCTCTAAACCAACAGCCCTACAAAATGAGACCAGAAAAGAAACcgggtttggtcagggtgggaCGGACGACAACAAGGACGGTGTGACAGAAGATGAACAGGTAGAGGTGACAGAAGATGAACAGGTAGAGGTGACAGAAGATGAACAGGTAGAGGTGACAGAAGATGAACAGGTAGAGGTGACAGAAGATGAACAGGTAGAGGTGACAGAAGATGAACAGGTAGAGGTGACAGAAGATGAACAGGTAGAGGTGACAGAAGATGAACAGGTAGAGGTGACAGAAGATGAACAAAGGTGGGAAAATAGGAACCACATGTACTTCAaccaaaggggggggggggggctcattGAACAAGACACTAAAATGTACTACTGAATTCTTTCTCCTTTAAAAGGCGGTGTGAGCAGAGGGGTGGTAATCACCGTGTGTGTTGTCCCAGTAACAAGATATCATGACAGTAGAGTAGTGCAACAGGAGCTAATTCATTAATTGACgctggtggtggcagcagcaaaCCAATCTGCACCTCCGTGGCAGTACTTGGTGAATTTATCTTTCAGGCGCTGTCGGTACTGGTCACGGTTGTTGTAGAAGGACTTGTTGTTGTCCACAAACGACTGGATCTCATCCTGCGTGAGGCAGTTCTCTTCATCGGAAGTCACTTCAGAGTCATCCTGTTTTTAgtacaaataaaacaaaaaaaagcaTTGATTAAATAGACCTtacaaaacacacaaacatattGAAAACGCTTCACATCCTACCAACTCACACAGAACTCAAAACTAGTACAAATAATGATGTCAACACTGAAGTGACCATCCCaactttttgaaaaaaaaaaaaaaaaaaaaaaaaatgtcactgACCAGCAGTTCCATGAGACTCTTAGCACTGGTACCCTCCAGATAATGGCTGATGTTCTTTCGATGTTCTGCATGTGGTAACTGCGGTGGGATACTAGAAAAGATGTCGAGGCACAACTGGGCACACGTCTCTTTGGTTCTGCACACGGGTGACGTTGCAGCGGTGTTTTGCCCTTTCCTGTTCTCTTCCATAACACAAACCTCTGCATTTGGACCCTGGTTGAGAAAGAcaaaaaaaagtttatttttaataGTTTTACCTAAGAAGCAATGAATGACCAGATCACATCTCTGACTGGGCTAACATATCCACCAGGAAAATCTGGCTAGGGGAAAGGTCCATTTCAATTATAAGCTATATGAATGGGAAAACaaacaatgttttttatttatttttaaagcaGGAATTGCTGCTAAATCCCATCCCCTAATGACATTCTCATCTAACCTGATGGTAAGATAACAAGCCATTGTTCTTTCTTCTCTTATTCTTCTTCTTGCCCTTGGTGTTCTCTTCAGAGCTGGCCCAGCACTCCACACAGCTGTCCATGCAGTCCTCCTCCTTGTCTTCAGCACATTGATGACCACACAAGTAGTCTCCTTCCGATGACAAGACAAGGAGGATATGACAAGCATTCGATGCACGTATGCCACATTCTGAGCATTCCACACAATGACAAACAGCAACACTACTAGGGATGAATCaaataggggggggggggtgtcataAGGTATacagctttaaaaaaaataataattatttaaccaggcaagtcagttaagaacaaattcttattttcaatgacggcctaggaacagtgggttaactgcctgttcaggggcagaacgacagatgtgtaccgtgtcagctcgggggtttgaactcacaaccttccggttactagtccaaccactaggctacccctgccgCCGTCATAAGGTATACAGgattgattttttattttttgggaGGGGGGCTGTTAAAACCAAAAGAAATAATCTTAAAATTCCACGTGAATAGCAAAGAAAAGCTGTATCTCGCAATTTTTTGTCATGCAATACCTGATAACTTCAGTAAAGCAGAGGCTTATCAATGAATAGGTTAGGATCATCTACAGGCAACAGACCgaagactgaacacacacacacgcatcattAGCAAAGAGAAAGAGCAGGTGGAGCCAGCGCATACTACTTCGGAATCCGTGTCTCGTCTTACAGGCCTCGCAAATCCACAAAAGTAGCTTAATGTTCACCTCTTACTCGGGGTTCCCCAGGCCTTAACAGCCTATCGTCTAGTTAGGCCATAACACAGAAATTGTTTTGTAATATCTGCACTGTGATTAAAActtgtgagaaaaaaaaaaaaaaaaaaaaaaacttttcaggattgttttttccccccttaATGTTACTAATCTCCATTTTGTTCTAGCTTCGACACAACTAGCCGCTATACGGACCATTAACTGAAGATGGACCAACCTGCTTCGTGGTGGTTGCAGATACCCTCAGCGCAGGCGACGTCACATCCTTCCTGTGAGCCAGGCTCGCTGCCTTCCATGCTAGACGAGTAACCACAGTCACTCCCATTACTGTGAGGCGAAAGACCTAAAGAAATGACCAAacaattaaatatatatacactcaaTGAGGCTAGTCTAGCAGGTCCCCCTacatatacacaaaagtatgcaGACACCCCTTCAGTGGATTCAGCCAtctcagccacacccgttgccgacaggtgtataaaatcaagcacacggccatgcaatctccatagacaagcgTTTGtcagaatggccttactgaagagctcagtgacttttcaacgtggcaccgtcataggatgtcacctttccaacgtgtcggttcgtcaaatttctgcccggCTAGAGCTGcctcaactgtaagtgctgttattatgaagtggcAACGTCTAGGAGCGACAACGGCTCAGCGATACGCCACACAATCTCACGGAACGGGACCGCCGAGCGCCGAAGAGCTTAAAATGGTCTGTCcctggttgcaacactcactaccgagtcccaaactgcctctggaagcagagTGATAAATCCTGCtgcaccatctggcagtccatcGGACGAATcttggtttggcggatgccattAGAACACGTCCGAATGCATAatagtggcaactgtaaagtttggtggacgaGGAATAATGTCTTAGGCTGTTTTTCCATGgatcgggctaggccccttagttccagtggagGGAAATCTTAAAGATACAGCATAACAATGacagacgattctgtgcttcagactttgtggcaacagtttgtgttttggccctgtttcagcatgacaatgcacctgtgcacaaagcgaggtccatacagaaatggtttgttgagatcagtgttgAATAAATTGACTGGCcttcagagccctgacctcaaacccatcaaacaccttttgggatgaattggaacgccgactgcgagtcaAGCCTAATCTACCAACATCAGAGCCCGATCTCACTAATGCTCAAGGCTAAATGAAAGCAGGTCCctccagcaatgttccaacatctagtggaaagccttcccagaagagtagaggctgttctagcaggaaaggggggaccaactccatattaatgccaaagattttggaatgagatgttcaactagcaggtgtccacatacttttgttcatggtgtgcacacacacacacacacaggttaggcAATGTCTGGAATGACGCATCATCCTGTCCAGATATAATTGCACTCGTAGGTGTCAAATGGCAGGAAAAACACAATATAAACCACACATTGGTTAAAACAGAAGTGTGATTTGGTGCATAATGTCATTCTAATAAAGACGCAGGAACAGCAGCAAAAAGATCCAGGGAAGAGGACAGACCGATGACAAACCGGTCAACATTTACAAGTCCATCCATCCTGCTGAATTCACTCCTCTGGGGCAGAAAAGGTCAACATTCTGGTGTTCCTTGACAGACATGGTAAATCAACTACCCCTAAAATGGTTCCTCATTcctccacatagcctggttcctctctaggtttcttcctaggttttggcctttctatgggagtttttcctagccaccatgcttctacacctgcattgcttgctgtttggggttttaggctgggtttctgtacagcactttgagatatcagctgatgtacgaagggctatataaatcaatttgatttgatttaccccTAAAATGGTTCCTCAttgcacttaaaaaaaaaaaaaaaagtggccTATATTCAAATCTAGAAGCATCTTATTGGAAGACAGAGACAACCCCAAGCATAGGAAAAAAAATATTCTGTCAAACCGTAAGACTTAAtagcattttgttgttgttgttaaggcTACTTATTTTGTTTAGGCTACTTTATTGTGTAACTTGTATGCCGATATTTAGGATGTGTACAGTTCAAAATGCACATCATAATATGCTTAGGCTATTTGTTTTTAGCCTAAGCCAATGTTCatacattgtttttttttattaaaatagGGTCATAAAGAATGTTATAAATAATCATTTGTTTTATCTGATTGTATGTTTTGGATTTTTTTTGCAAAATAGGCCTATTTGTCTTATGGGTGAgctgtttactgatgtcaatgtggtgaacagagtgccctaaggtggtagtggggttatggtatggggcaggcataagctagctatggcaatttgaatgcacagagataccgtgacgagatccctGAGGCCCATTAtcctgccattcatccaccgccatcacctcaggTTTCAGCGTGATCTTTGTTCttttgtttaaggtatctgtgatgaACAGATgaatctgtattcccagtcatgtgacatccataAAATGGGGActgatgaatttatttcaattgactgatttccttatatgaaaccaactcagtaaaaaaacaaaaacatatctttgaaatggttgcatttatatatttttgttcagtgtaaatgcaCAATTTGTAAGCTATTTAAAATAAAGTTGTTAGTAAGATAACTTCTAACTcataatggtccttctgtggctcagttggtagagcatggcgcttgtaacgccagggtaatgggttcgattcccgggaccacccatacgtagaatgtatgcacacatgactgtaagtcgctttggataaaagcgtcagctaaatggcattttttttttttttttttttttttaattctttTATTTTTGTTCCCGCTCATTGAAGTGCAGCTATAGGAACTTATATGCCCTACTGTTCATTGTGCAATTCAAGCACATTAATAAACGCTTTGTAAATAACATTATTCATTTATAAGTAatgtttagcctactgaaacttTTATTGACAGTAGCCTACGTGTAGGTCTATAGCCTATTATGGTCTGTTTTGGTTTGCCAGGAGTGATTTTAGTGGAATAAGGCAGTAACGTTCCAGGTTTGTTTCAACTTCCTATTCCATTAGTCGCTTGCaattgtttgttctctctctctctctctcattgttacTATGTTTTTATTTAATGCTAAAAATCACAAAACAACTCTAAGATTACTCCATTAAGCCTACAGTCATTCAAATGGTTGATCGTGAAAGACTAGGCTATTATTTTGAATAGCTTACAAATTGTGCATTTACACTGAaataaaatacatatatataaaaaaaagaagCAACAATTTGAATGATTTTAGATGTTAAGACGATAAGCCAGACAACGGAGTGTTGACAATATACACCATCACAGTCAGTGTAGGTACACATCCCAAGCCCACTGCTACTCTACCTCCtgtctgaataaagggaaaatcATAAAAAACACACACTGAAGCACAGAGTTCAGCCTGTCGATTCATCAACGGGGACTGAAGATGACAATTAGCTGTCAAGATATGATTTAAATACATCACATTTGCTCTTGAGATACACATTTCAAATTGTAAAATGGTCCCTTAactcaaataaatacatttcagaaAGGATGGCTGTCATTGGTAAGATTGATCTTACCCAGGGTCAGGTGTCTGGTCTTGAGTGATGGTTGGATGGTGGTGACAGCATTACCTTTCTTGACTTTAGGAGAGCCCAGGATGGGCACGGTGCTGTCTGGGCAGCTGCAGGAAGTAGTGCTCTCGTTGCTGGTGACGACCACCTCCACACAGCTGACatgcccctccccctcctcctctcggCTTCCACAGGCCTTGCAGCCACCGTTCTCCACAGACTCTAATGAACCCTGCATGGAGGGGGATAACAGAGAATGACAGGACACTAGAGTAACATCCCTAAATGGCCAGACCATAGAAAAGGGAGGACAGTATTATGGGCAGTGAGAGTTAAGGAATTTAAAAACGCCCAACATTTGATAGCTATATTTGCCATTTAAACCATTTAAAACCCACTGACggcatttggaaagtttgaaATGTGACGAAGCACAACGtgtgaacaacaacaacaaggtcacAAACAGAATGCATTATTAATCCGTACTATAACATGGTTAGCCTGGATTAGAGGTCGACCTCTAGCCTGGATGAGGTTAACCAGATAATGTGGAACAAGCATGCTGATGGCATGTGAGGACAGTTTCCGATAACAGACTCACTGGCATTTCCCCTGTTGTCATGCTGCCTcagtgctcgtgtgtgtgtgtgtgtgtgtgtgtgaggggaaaaCAAAGCGTTACCTCAGCCAGGTTCTTGACCTCGGCCTCCTGCTCAGACATGTCGAAGCCACACTTGTTTTTGCGtctgttcttcttcttctgtctcttcttctcctgctTCAGCTCTTtggccctctcctcctccgacaGCTCCTCACACAGCTGCTCCAGACGACTGATGCCCTGCACCTTCTCCACTGCCGTCTGAGGGGAAAACGGGTGTTACCACGTCGTTATTATAAAGAGGAGTAGTCCTGGCTAAATAAACATGATATAAAAATAAAGAATTTATGTCaaatacatcaatacatacacTGACATGCCACAACACTAAACATAGACAGTGGGTCAGATGGGAAAGCACTCGCCATACATCACTTCCATCAACAAAATACGTCTGTCACATAAGTTTGTTATTGGTAGCCTAATGCTGGCAGGCATCGTGCAAACACAAACCTCAAAGCTTTTGCGTAAAGCGTCAATGCCGAGGCAGAAGAGCATCTGCCAGGTCTGCTCCTCTGCCCTCAGTTTCTGCCAGATTCTGTGCAGTCGCTCGTACAGGTGGATGCCCAGGCAGGTGAGCACCTCTTCTTGTGCAATGTCAATGGTCTTGGCGTGTCGTTCTCTGCGTCTATAAACGAGAGAGAAGAGCAGGAGTCGTGTTAGAATTTGCATGTTAAttctacaatgacat
The Oncorhynchus keta strain PuntledgeMale-10-30-2019 chromosome 11, Oket_V2, whole genome shotgun sequence genome window above contains:
- the LOC118389749 gene encoding gametogenetin-binding protein 2-like isoform X2, which gives rise to MAHLVAVCRDGEEDFPFLARQIPLYIDDTLTMVMEFTDSVMNLDTHQINSSQMKQFVEHHSMLKQQDLNIAMMVTSREVFSALSQLVPCVGCRRSVERLFSQLVESGNPALEPLTVKPTGVLSVTKTCMADAKTLYTLFYIHGSKLNDMINAIPKSKKNKRCQLHSLETHKPKPLGGSWMDVWELMSQECRDEVVLIDSTCLLETLETYLRKHRFCTDCKNKVLRAYNILIGELDCTKEKGYCAALYEGLRCCPQEHHVHVCCETDFMAHLLGRAEPEFSGGYERRERHAKTIDIAQEEVLTCLGIHLYERLHRIWQKLRAEEQTWQMLFCLGIDALRKSFETAVEKVQGISRLEQLCEELSEEERAKELKQEKKRQKKKNRRKNKCGFDMSEQEAEVKNLAEGSLESVENGGCKACGSREEEGEGHVSCVEVVVTSNESTTSCSCPDSTVPILGSPKVKKGNAVTTIQPSLKTRHLTLGLSPHSNGSDCGYSSSMEGSEPGSQEGCDVACAEGICNHHEAGDYLCGHQCAEDKEEDCMDSCVECWASSEENTKGKKKNKRRKNNGLLSYHQGPNAEVCVMEENRKGQNTAATSPVCRTKETCAQLCLDIFSSIPPQLPHAEHRKNISHYLEGTSAKSLMELLDDSEVTSDEENCLTQDEIQSFVDNNKSFYNNRDQYRQRLKDKFTKYCHGGADWFAAATTSVN
- the LOC118389749 gene encoding gametogenetin-binding protein 2-like isoform X1; protein product: MAHLVAVCRDGEEDFPFLARQIPLYIDDTLTMVMEFTDSVMNLDTHQINSSQMKQFVEHHSMLKQQDLNIAMMVTSREVFSALSQLVPCVGCRRSVERLFSQLVESGNPALEPLTVKPTGVLSVTKTCMADAKTLYTLFYIHGSKLNDMINAIPKSKKNKRCQLHSLETHKPKPLGGSWMDVWELMSQECRDEVVLIDSTCLLETLETYLRKHRFCTDCKNKVLRAYNILIGELDCTKEKGYCAALYEGLRCCPQEHHVHVCCETDFMAHLLGRAEPEFSGGYERRERHAKTIDIAQEEVLTCLGIHLYERLHRIWQKLRAEEQTWQMLFCLGIDALRKSFETAVEKVQGISRLEQLCEELSEEERAKELKQEKKRQKKKNRRKNKCGFDMSEQEAEVKNLAEGSLESVENGGCKACGSREEEGEGHVSCVEVVVTSNESTTSCSCPDSTVPILGSPKVKKGLSPHSNGSDCGYSSSMEGSEPGSQEGCDVACAEGICNHHEAGDYLCGHQCAEDKEEDCMDSCVECWASSEENTKGKKKNKRRKNNGLLSYHQGPNAEVCVMEENRKGQNTAATSPVCRTKETCAQLCLDIFSSIPPQLPHAEHRKNISHYLEGTSAKSLMELLDDSEVTSDEENCLTQDEIQSFVDNNKSFYNNRDQYRQRLKDKFTKYCHGGADWFAAATTSVN